Proteins encoded in a region of the Teredinibacter purpureus genome:
- a CDS encoding lipase family protein produces MINDAENYFQSKLLMSPPSSRAAFSDRRAWLLAELSRLSYFPFEGGNHLENFTAQVEHVVDNTVLRAKVIAIAAITLGDAPMLRSAAEQSFSAILTDHGFTLVGTFSENETQGFVAKKDNAAYLIYRGSESLGDIKSCLRGVLTKAELNGITAEVHSGFWQQFMDVHSKVEALLEEVKDCQLYIGGHSLGGALANIATKFYANDSSGSTYTFGAPAISPPGFQDTIRTPIYRIINARDPVPLLPNPALIHAAGLLWSGFTLAVRFIGTEHQKKVAGMLKDLARISQIGYSSRIIYLAGEPKLRYSFGIFQRISLWIGKPWSHGRLEKQFSCDHKIARYCYALRRWGEARVNGN; encoded by the coding sequence ATGATCAATGATGCAGAAAATTATTTTCAATCCAAGCTCCTGATGAGCCCACCGTCCAGTCGCGCGGCGTTTAGTGATCGTCGAGCGTGGTTGCTGGCTGAGTTATCGCGGCTTTCCTACTTTCCCTTTGAAGGAGGGAATCATTTGGAAAACTTTACCGCGCAAGTCGAGCATGTGGTTGACAATACCGTGCTGCGAGCCAAAGTCATTGCTATAGCCGCGATAACGTTGGGCGATGCTCCTATGTTGCGTTCTGCTGCGGAACAATCTTTTTCGGCGATATTAACGGACCACGGTTTTACTTTAGTAGGCACCTTTTCTGAGAATGAAACGCAAGGTTTTGTTGCCAAAAAAGATAACGCAGCCTATTTAATCTATCGCGGTTCCGAAAGCCTAGGAGACATCAAAAGCTGCCTTCGAGGTGTTTTGACAAAAGCTGAACTCAATGGGATAACGGCGGAAGTGCATTCAGGCTTTTGGCAGCAATTCATGGACGTCCACAGTAAGGTGGAAGCCCTGTTAGAAGAGGTGAAAGATTGCCAACTCTATATTGGAGGCCATAGTCTAGGTGGGGCACTTGCCAATATCGCGACGAAATTTTATGCGAATGACTCCAGTGGTAGTACCTATACCTTTGGTGCTCCTGCGATAAGCCCGCCCGGTTTCCAAGACACTATTCGTACGCCTATTTATCGCATTATTAATGCGCGAGATCCTGTTCCACTCCTACCTAATCCCGCCTTGATTCACGCTGCAGGCTTGCTCTGGAGTGGTTTTACTTTGGCGGTGCGCTTTATTGGGACAGAACACCAAAAGAAAGTAGCGGGAATGTTAAAAGACTTGGCGAGAATATCTCAGATAGGGTATTCCAGTCGCATTATCTATTTAGCGGGTGAGCCTAAGTTACGGTATAGTTTTGGTATCTTTCAACGTATATCGCTTTGGATAGGAAAGCCTTGGTCTCACGGCCGTTTGGAAAAGCAATTTTCCTGTGACCACAAAATAGCGCGTTATTGTTACGCGTTACGGCGTTGGGGTGAAGCCCGAGTAAACGGTAACTAA
- a CDS encoding phospholipase effector Tle1 domain-containing protein — translation MPKILYFNFDGTNNAPEDAVQDKNHRGDPEDNGITNVLKFHLLLGGTLKEKTGSTSLEGGSRTFYYHGIGTYGNFFERKFNAGLAANATDVKKIIRLALADFNEHYSESCDYVVLTGFSRGAALARRFAALINDLVGDRKIIIEGVFDTVASIGIPNLSKKDRPKSEVVFEFNHTLPSNVLTALHLVSLDDKRKAFQPTLMNKDDRVTEIWFAGAHSDVGGGYNFDGLSDGTLRFFLNWFEDLPNCNIAFKSPANIQYEHVFKKGAKQKIGMDDVQIDPNVFGVNHQQSRAKLISKVTLTDRVCCVIEDNIIKKNATPTLHESVAERIGGDRNYRPESLRNTAHNIVYNDGETKAFVGFSEHKLAYKKNLRLPTSEGVETKIFAHLHYNHTGVVLKKGEKYRLKVVRLQEKRWRDAGLKPVDGEGWSREDADFNFFKNAAFSAAESFKRVTGPNVQWFTLCGCIGENEKEAFKIGNELECFEPLITGELCAFANDLPGYYGNNSGYLYLSIEKL, via the coding sequence ATGCCTAAAATACTTTATTTTAATTTCGATGGAACGAATAACGCGCCAGAAGATGCCGTTCAGGACAAGAATCATCGAGGTGACCCTGAAGATAACGGAATAACAAATGTATTGAAATTTCACTTGTTATTGGGCGGTACACTGAAAGAAAAGACAGGCAGTACTTCGCTAGAGGGAGGCTCTAGAACATTTTATTATCACGGAATAGGTACTTACGGTAATTTCTTCGAGCGAAAGTTTAACGCGGGCCTTGCTGCGAACGCAACGGATGTTAAAAAGATTATTAGGCTAGCGCTAGCCGATTTTAACGAGCACTATTCTGAGTCTTGTGATTATGTGGTGCTCACGGGGTTTAGTCGAGGCGCGGCCCTGGCAAGACGCTTTGCTGCGTTAATTAATGATTTGGTCGGCGATCGAAAAATTATTATTGAAGGCGTATTCGATACGGTTGCATCAATTGGTATCCCTAATTTGAGCAAAAAAGATCGGCCGAAATCTGAAGTTGTTTTTGAATTCAATCATACCTTGCCCTCAAACGTACTAACGGCTTTACATCTTGTTTCGCTGGATGATAAGCGGAAGGCGTTCCAGCCTACCTTAATGAACAAGGATGATCGTGTGACTGAAATATGGTTTGCAGGCGCACACTCCGATGTAGGCGGTGGATACAATTTTGACGGTTTGTCCGATGGCACACTTCGTTTTTTCTTAAATTGGTTTGAAGATCTTCCTAATTGCAATATTGCTTTTAAATCGCCGGCTAATATTCAGTACGAACATGTTTTTAAAAAAGGCGCAAAGCAGAAAATTGGGATGGACGACGTTCAAATAGATCCTAATGTGTTTGGTGTTAATCACCAGCAAAGCCGAGCAAAATTGATATCTAAAGTCACGCTCACAGATCGAGTGTGTTGTGTTATAGAAGATAACATCATTAAAAAAAATGCAACGCCGACACTGCATGAGTCGGTTGCAGAGCGAATTGGCGGTGATCGTAACTATCGGCCAGAATCGTTGCGTAATACGGCGCACAATATTGTCTATAACGATGGTGAAACGAAGGCGTTCGTTGGTTTTTCTGAGCACAAGCTGGCGTATAAAAAGAATCTCAGATTACCGACGAGTGAAGGTGTTGAAACCAAAATATTTGCGCATTTACACTATAACCACACAGGGGTCGTGCTTAAAAAAGGTGAGAAGTATCGGCTGAAAGTGGTTAGGTTACAGGAAAAACGTTGGCGTGACGCGGGGCTAAAACCTGTTGATGGGGAAGGCTGGAGTCGGGAAGATGCTGATTTTAACTTTTTTAAAAATGCGGCCTTTTCGGCGGCTGAATCCTTTAAGCGCGTCACCGGGCCGAATGTGCAGTGGTTCACACTTTGTGGGTGTATTGGCGAGAATGAAAAGGAAGCGTTTAAAATTGGCAACGAATTAGAATGTTTTGAGCCGCTAATAACGGGGGAACTCTGTGCTTTTGCGAATGACCTTCCCGGCTATTACGGTAATAATAGTGGGTATTTATATTTAAGTATTGAAAAGTTGTAG